CTGGAAAATGAATACTTCTGTAGATGAAGGAATAGAATTAATTAAACAATTAAAAGAGCTTATTTCTAAACATGATACATCAGCAAAAGAAGTAATTACCTTCCCTCCTTTTACACACCTTTGGGAATTTGGCAAACAACTATCCGAATCCCAAATATTTTTAGGAGCACAAAACTTTTGTTATGAACCAAAAGGAGCCTTTACCGGAGAAATATCAGCCACAATGTTGAAATCATGCGGATGCAATTATGTTCTAATCGGTCATTCCGAGAGAAGACAATATTTTAATGAATCAAATGAACTACTTGCCAAAAAATTAAATACTGCAATTGAAAACGAGCTGTTACCAATTTATTGTTGCGGAGAATCTTTAGAAGAAAGAGAAGCGGCTAATCATTTTAAAATAATTGAAAAACAAATTAACGAAGGTGTTTTTCATTTAAATGAAAATAATTTTAAAAAAGTAGTAATAGCTTATGAGCCAATATGGGCAATAGGAACAGGGAAAACCGCATCACCGGAACAAGCACAGGAAATCCACAATTTTATTCGTAGCATGATTGAAAAAAAATACGATAAAAGTATTGCCGAAAATACCAGTATTCTTTACGGAGGTAGTGTAAAAGCTTCAAATGCAAAAGAGATTTTTGCAAAAGCTGATATTGATGGAGGATTAATTGGAGGTGCATCTTTAAAGCCCGAAGAATTCAATAACATCATAAATTCCATATAATATGGAACATTTGGAGATTCAAGTTTTTTGTCCTAAAAATATTAGTGAGTTTCTTATACAGGAATTATTTCTATTGCAATTCACAAGTTTTCAGGAAGAAGAAGATTTTTTTTATGCCTATATTGAAAAATCGGAATACTCGGAGGAAGAATTTAATTCGGTTATTTCAAAATATATAAAGCTTGGTAATGAAATCCGATTTGAAATAAAAACTCTAAAAAATATAAATTGGAATAAAGAATGGGAAAAGAATTATGATCCAATAATTATTGACAATAAATTTTTTATAAAAGCACCATTTCATAAAATCCAAAAACCTGATTTAAAAACATTCATTATTTCTCCATCAATGGCATTTGGCACAGGACATCATGCAACAACCAAATTGATAATGCATATACAACAAAAGATTGATTTTAAAAACAAAAGGGTTCTTGATTATGGTTGTGGTACAGGAATATTAAGTATCTTTTCTGAATTTTTGGGAGCAAAAGAAATTGTAGCAATTGACAATGATGAAAATGCAATTAATTGCACACAAGAAAATATTGAATTTAATAACTGCAAGAAAATTTTACCAATAACGGGTGAAATTGATACTGTAAAAGGAGAGAAATTTGATATAATTCTAGCAAATATTACAAGAAACATAATTATAAAATCTGCAAAATCTTTAGCCGAATTACTTTCCCAAGATAGCGTTTTAATTACAAGTGGATACTTTTATGAAGACAATGAATTAATAATCAATAAACTTAGTAAAGAAAATTTTATCTTTGCTGAAAATTATTCAGAGGATAAATGGTCATCATGTCTATTTAAAATGAATAAATAAGTATTGGATGAAGAGACATTTCAAACATATAATTTTTATACTTACCTTATTAATAATCAGTAGCACTTCATTTTCACAAGTTTACAGTTTTTCAAAAGATCCAAAACAATTTCAAAAAGATGTAAAAACATTTTTCAAAAAATATAAAATTGAAGAAACCCAAGAAATTGTAGGCAATTTTCTATACCTTGTTGATAATGATTTGTTTGAACCAGAAGAATATCTTGAAATTGTTTCTACATGTAATTTAATGCTCAAAACACACCACTTACGCCCATCTCCTCATTTTGCAGAATATTTTGAAATTATTGTTGCCTACAAAAAAAATAACATTGACATTGAGAAATTTAAACAATGGGATAAAGTATATGTTAATGTACTTAGTGAATCAAAAAGAAAAGTCAGGTTTTTTAATAAAACAGTACTTACGCTATTTACCAAAAATGCACTTTATTCAACAGCATCAAAAACATGGTATATTTACAGTGATAATTATTCATTCAGTTACAACAAACAACCAATAATTACAATTGACTCTCAAATAACCTTAACCTGCAGAACAAAAGAAGATACAATACAGCTTTTTAATACAATGGGAGAATACTATCCTTTTGAATTTAAATGGGAAGGACATGAAGGACGCATGGATTGGAGAAGAGTCTATGAAGATACAAATGAAGTTTTTGCCTTTGTTCATGATTATACAGTAAATGTAAAAAAAGCAGAACTTATAGCAGACTCAGCAGTTTTTCGAAATAACAGATATTTTTCACTGCCACTGGTAGGACGACTACATGATAAAGGAAGTGTTATTAACCAAGGCAAAAAATCTTTATATCCAAAATTCCGTTCATACAAAGCAGTTTATATCCTTGACAAACTTTCCAAAAACATACTTTACATTGGAGGATTTACCCAAAAAGGCTTACAAATAATGGGTACAAGCAGTATGGATGAATACGGTCCAAAACAATATGCACGTGTTTACATTTCCTATAAAGGGCAAAAAACATTAAAAGCAGTTTCAGATGAATTTTTAATAACTCCCGAAAAGATTGTTTCTAAAGAATCAAGAACAACAATTTATTACGAAAATGATTCATTTTACCATCCTAAAATTATTTTTAACTATGTAATTAATGATAGGAAATTATTACTAACAAGAGGAGATGAAGGAATGTACAGAAGCCCTATGTATGATACTTATCACAAGTTAGAAATGGAATTTGACCAAATGGAATGGAAAATTGATGATGCAAGAATAGATTTTCGTCTTTTTTACGGAAGTGAAGGCTCTGCCTATTTTACCTCAGAAAAATTTTTTACTCAAAACAAATACATTCGAACTCAAAGTGTTCTTACCTATCACCCACTCAACCGAATAAAAGCATTTTCGGAACAATTAGATACAAACATTTTTCACATAAATGACTTTGCAGCTTACATGGGTGTACGACCAAAATATTTATTATCACTTCTAATAAGGCTAACAATGAACGGTTTTATTATTTATGATGATAAATCAGGAGATATTCTTGTAAGAGAAAAAACATTTCATTTTGAAAATGCATCAAAAAACAAAGTTGATTACGACTTTTTGAGACTTGAATCAGTAATAAAAAAAAGCAATGCCATTTTTAATCTCAACACCGGCTTACTCGACCTACAAGGCGTTGGTTTTGTACTATTAAGTGATACACACAAAGTTCATATTATACCCAAAGAACAATCAATTAAAATGAAAACAAACAGAAATTTTGAATTTGGAGGATACATTAGAGCTGGTTTGTTTGAGTTTTTCGGAGACAACTTTTATTTTGATTATGATAACTTTAAAATTGACTTAAAAAAAATTGATTCTGTACGAATGTATGTAAGATTTGATCCTTCAAAACCTACACTGGTAGCGATGGTAAAAAGTGTACTTCAGGATGTAAGCGGATATTTGTACATTGACCATCCCGAAAATAAATCAGGACGAAAAAACTATGCAGAATATCCTATTTTTGAATGTACTGAACACTCTTATGTTTACTATGATAAAAAAGAAATTCTTGGTGGAGCGTATGATAAAGAACGATTTTATTTTGACATAAAACCTTTTACAGTTGACAGTCTTTATCACTTTTCAATGAAAGGATTGGAATTTGCAGGAACCTTTTACTCAGGAAACATACTACCCGTTTTTGATTACAAATTAACTCCACAAGAAGATTTTTCTCTTGGATTTACAAAAGTTGATAATTTCCAACTTTATGTTGGAAAAGGAGAGCAACAAGGTATTGGAGATATGAGCATAAACCTTAGCAATAAAGGATTACGAGGAAATGGAACCATTGATTATTTAACATCAATAACAGAATCCAATGATTTCATTTTCTATTTTGATTCTACTATTGCCAACAGTCAATCATTTAATATTACCCATAATGCAAGGGGTATTTATCCAAAAGTTCAAGGAACAGATGTTTTTACTCGTTGGTTTCCATATCAGGACACTATGATTATTGAAAAACTTCTTAATCCATTCCTTATTTTTGAAAAAGAACTTGAATTTAGCGGAGACCTTGTTCTCACTCCACAACAGCTTAGTAGCTCAGGTATTTTCAACTATAAAACATCTACAATAAAATCCAATGACTTTGTTTTTCAACCTACAACACTTCACTCAGGCTCTGCAATTTTAAAACTTGAAAGTGATGTACCCGGCACTTCTGCTTTTGTAGCACCTGATGTTACTCTGGATTTAGATGTTATATCGGAAACAACAAAAGGAATAGCAAATTCAGGTAAAAACAGGCTTCATTTTCCTGTGAACAAGTACATGACATCAATGAAAAAATTTACTTGGTATAGTAATGAGCAAAGAGTTGATATAACAAAAGATGAAAGCCAAAGAGATGATAAGAGTTATTTCATGTCTATAAAACACGGACAAGATTCCTTACTTTTCCAATCAACAGTTGCCACTTATAACTTGAAAAACTTTAATATTTACGCAGAAAAAATACCTTACATTCCTGTTGCTGATGCATATATTTATCCTAATGAAAACAAAGCTGTTATTGAAAAAGATGCTCATATTCAATCTCTTGCAAATGCACTTATAAAAGCAGATACAATCAATTTCTATCACGAAATACATCATGCTTTTATAAATATTTTTGGAAAATACAAATACACAGGCTACGGACAATATGACTACATTGACAAATACAAAAACAAACAAGAAATTCGTTTTTACCAAATTAGAGTTGATAACGATAAAAGAACTTACGCACGAGGAAGCATTCCTGATTCAGCAGTTTTCTTTTTACATCCAAGATTTAGGTTTAGCGGTTATGCCGAATTAAACGGAAACATCAATGAATTGAATTTTGACGGATATGTTAAACCCAAGCATGAAATCACAAAAGTTAATACATTCTGGTTTTCATTTAACGACAGAGTTAATCCCGATACAATGTTCTTAGCCGTAAATAATCCAAAAGGTAAAGATGGCAGGGATTTATTTACAGGAGTATATCAAGGTACTGATTCACCTTATGTTTATAACGTTTTTATGGGTCGCAAAAAGAAATATACTCATCCTGAAATATTTGGTATTCATCAGGGAATTCTTTACTATGACGACAACCTCAGCAGATATGTTTATTCCAATAAAGATAAGCTGTTTGACAATGATTTGCGAGGACAATATTTTACTTTTGATGAAGAAAATGGACACATGAGTGGAGAAGGTAAAATTGATTTTGGAGAAAATGTTAAAAAAATAGATATAAAAACCGCAGGTCATATCAGTTTCAATGGAGAAACAGGAAAATATCTGTTTAATATTAGCATGCTAATTGATTTCCCCTTTGACAAAAAGGCTCTTGACCAAATGTCTGACATTCTTATTGAAAATTCATATTTCAAAAAAGATACTAGAGAGAACAATGAAACTACTTTAAAATCAATTGCTGAATTAATTGATGATGAAAAAGAGCGTCAAAAAATGATTGAAGAAATTCAAAGTTTCAATATTTACAGAACAACAAAAGATTTTTCTTCAACACTAATATTTACCGATTTAAAACTAACCTACAATGTAAAAACAAGATCATTTCAATCGGATATTACCGAACTTGGATTATCAAGTATCAAAAGAGTTGATATCCACAAAGGACTTGACGGTGCAATGGAATTATCACAACGTAGAAGCGGATTCAAATTCACACTCTATTTTGAAAGTGATCAATATAATTATTATTTCTTTAATTATAATTATGGAATTTTTGGAGTACTTTCATCAGATCCTGTTTTTAATGAAATGGTTATAAATACAGCATCAAAGAATTCCGCACCAAAATATAGAATTAAAATAGGCTCTAATAGAAGTCTGACAAGGTTTAAACGAACATTTAAATTAGAATAATAAATTTATTATGGAACTATACAAAATCATATTACTATTAATCTTTTCCTATTTATTAGGATCAATTCCCAGTTCATATTGGATTGGAAAAATATTTTTTAATGTTGATGTACGAAATCATGGGAGTAAAAGCTCAGGTGCTACAAACACAATGCGAATATTAGGTGCAAAAGTAGCTTTTCCTGTTTTACTAATTGATATTCTAAAAGGATTTCTTGCAACAAAGTTAACAATCCTCCTTCCAAATATTGCTCCTGATATTGTTATGCATTACAAAATTTTCTTCGGATTAGCAGCAATTACCGGGCATATTTTTCCAGTATTTGCAAATTTTAGAGGCGGTAAAGGAATTGCAACTATTACCGGTATTATAATTGGAATTATCCCTGAACTAATACCTTTTGCCTTAGGACTTTTTATTATTATTGTTTCATTTACTAAAATAGTTTCAATGGGCTCAATATTAACCTCTCTATCCGTTCCCTTCATTATTTATTTCATTCTTCAACGAAATGATATATACCTATTA
This Bacteroidota bacterium DNA region includes the following protein-coding sequences:
- the tpiA gene encoding triose-phosphate isomerase → MRKMIVAGNWKMNTSVDEGIELIKQLKELISKHDTSAKEVITFPPFTHLWEFGKQLSESQIFLGAQNFCYEPKGAFTGEISATMLKSCGCNYVLIGHSERRQYFNESNELLAKKLNTAIENELLPIYCCGESLEEREAANHFKIIEKQINEGVFHLNENNFKKVVIAYEPIWAIGTGKTASPEQAQEIHNFIRSMIEKKYDKSIAENTSILYGGSVKASNAKEIFAKADIDGGLIGGASLKPEEFNNIINSI
- the prmA gene encoding 50S ribosomal protein L11 methyltransferase, yielding MEHLEIQVFCPKNISEFLIQELFLLQFTSFQEEEDFFYAYIEKSEYSEEEFNSVISKYIKLGNEIRFEIKTLKNINWNKEWEKNYDPIIIDNKFFIKAPFHKIQKPDLKTFIISPSMAFGTGHHATTKLIMHIQQKIDFKNKRVLDYGCGTGILSIFSEFLGAKEIVAIDNDENAINCTQENIEFNNCKKILPITGEIDTVKGEKFDIILANITRNIIIKSAKSLAELLSQDSVLITSGYFYEDNELIINKLSKENFIFAENYSEDKWSSCLFKMNK
- the plsY gene encoding glycerol-3-phosphate 1-O-acyltransferase PlsY codes for the protein MELYKIILLLIFSYLLGSIPSSYWIGKIFFNVDVRNHGSKSSGATNTMRILGAKVAFPVLLIDILKGFLATKLTILLPNIAPDIVMHYKIFFGLAAITGHIFPVFANFRGGKGIATITGIIIGIIPELIPFALGLFIIIVSFTKIVSMGSILTSLSVPFIIYFILQRNDIYLLGFSLIIFLIVIITHRENLKRIFAGKETTISFRKNN